From a region of the Pseudanabaena sp. ABRG5-3 genome:
- a CDS encoding YdcF family protein, translating into MTALSGLIGSGCMIFGLPCLPPIIASPSTREPQAILVLGGSPSREKFAAQFALQHPQLPIFVSSGSPEEYAKYVFDRAGVDRSRIHLDYRAVDTVSNFTIMVKELQKRNITDVYVITSDFHMPRALVIGKIVLGSRGIEMYPVTIPSSIKSESPTKSLRDGLRSVFWLVTGS; encoded by the coding sequence ATGACAGCTTTATCTGGGTTAATTGGTTCTGGGTGCATGATCTTTGGTTTGCCATGCTTGCCCCCAATCATTGCCAGTCCATCTACAAGAGAGCCACAGGCAATCTTGGTGTTAGGCGGTTCTCCCAGCCGCGAAAAATTTGCTGCTCAATTTGCACTACAGCATCCGCAATTACCCATCTTTGTTTCATCAGGCAGTCCAGAGGAATATGCCAAATATGTATTTGATCGCGCAGGTGTAGATCGAAGTCGCATCCATTTAGACTATCGGGCTGTGGATACTGTTTCTAACTTTACAATCATGGTTAAAGAGCTTCAGAAACGTAATATTACAGATGTCTATGTGATTACGTCAGATTTTCATATGCCCCGTGCGCTGGTAATTGGCAAGATTGTGTTAGGTAGTCGTGGTATTGAGATGTATCCCGTTACTATTCCTTCAAGCATCAAGTCTGAAAGTCCTACTAAATCTTTGCGTGATGGATTGCGATCAGTATTTTGGCTAGTTACAGGTTCATAG